The proteins below come from a single Selenomonadales bacterium genomic window:
- a CDS encoding DUF669 domain-containing protein, translated as MAVDLSILDDDFEQAKEADSRIPDGKYQAYIDRIAVDINDYTGEPQLAIEFVIVQGEYEGRRVFYRKQFVSKVLPYIKKDLNVLGICPPRLSQLEEYIPQALDLICDITMRTGKPNAEGKTYQDPYLNKVVGKRDSATINQSMNSAPF; from the coding sequence ATGGCAGTAGATTTAAGTATTTTGGATGATGATTTTGAGCAAGCCAAGGAGGCGGATTCTCGTATTCCCGACGGCAAGTATCAGGCGTATATCGATCGTATCGCTGTCGATATCAACGACTATACGGGGGAGCCGCAGCTTGCGATCGAGTTTGTTATCGTGCAGGGAGAGTATGAGGGCAGACGCGTATTCTATCGCAAGCAGTTCGTCAGCAAAGTCTTGCCGTACATCAAGAAGGATCTCAACGTGCTCGGGATCTGTCCGCCGAGACTCTCGCAGCTGGAAGAATATATTCCGCAGGCACTCGATCTCATCTGTGATATCACGATGAGAACGGGCAAGCCGAATGCAGAGGGCAAGACATACCAGGATCCGTATCTCAATAAGGTGGTCGGCAAACGTGATTCTGCCACTATCAATCAGTCGATGAACAGTGCTCCGTTCTAA
- a CDS encoding ATP-binding protein yields MSLLPTVKSKPKTEWENFTTLIYGAPKTGKSTLASQFDHPIFLATEAGLNSLETFNVAIDSWDKFLEVCGEIAQGKHEFKTVVVDTVDNLFSMCSAYICKKNNIQHESELDWGKGWKLVKEEFARAITKLSLLPYGLLLISHAEPEEIKTRTGTITKWRPTMPRQAKEKVLPMCDFIFFCTIETGSEGERRFVCTKPSENWDGGDRTGKLPSKINMSYADIKKEFDKAIKGGK; encoded by the coding sequence ATGAGTTTGTTACCAACAGTAAAATCGAAACCGAAAACAGAGTGGGAGAATTTCACGACGCTTATCTATGGTGCGCCGAAGACGGGTAAATCGACGCTGGCGAGCCAGTTCGACCATCCTATCTTCCTGGCGACAGAGGCGGGGCTTAATTCGCTCGAGACGTTCAATGTTGCGATCGATTCGTGGGACAAGTTTCTTGAAGTGTGCGGCGAGATCGCGCAGGGCAAGCATGAGTTTAAGACGGTCGTGGTGGATACGGTCGATAATCTGTTCTCGATGTGCAGTGCGTATATCTGCAAGAAGAATAACATTCAGCACGAGTCGGAACTTGACTGGGGCAAGGGATGGAAGCTCGTGAAAGAAGAGTTTGCCCGCGCGATCACGAAGCTGTCGCTTCTGCCGTACGGTCTTCTGCTTATCAGTCATGCAGAGCCGGAGGAGATCAAAACGCGTACGGGCACGATCACGAAATGGCGTCCGACGATGCCGAGACAGGCAAAGGAAAAAGTCCTTCCGATGTGTGATTTTATCTTCTTCTGTACGATCGAGACAGGTTCTGAAGGGGAGCGTCGGTTCGTCTGTACGAAGCCGTCCGAAAATTGGGACGGAGGCGATCGCACGGGTAAGCTTCCGTCGAAGATCAATATGAGTTACGCGGATATTAAAAAAGAATTCGATAAGGCGATCAAGGGAGGTAAATAA